The genomic region CCAGGGCCTGGGGGCGTGGCGCCCGAGCAGAGGTAGACGTTGGGCAGCGAAGCCCGGTAGGGATTCCACTTGGCGACGGGCCGGGCGGCCATCCGGAACAACGACACCTGACCGACGGCGATGTCGCCGCCGCGGTAGTTGGCATTGTGGTGTTGCATGTCGGCCGCTGGAATACATCTCGATCCGATGATCACATCCCGGAATGCCGGGGCGTACCCTCGATCTGATCGACCATCGTCGAGGTCATGTCACGAGTGGACCCGTTGGGGACGTGAGCGTACGTCCACAGCGGACGCGCGCCGCCGGCGCCGATGCGGGTCGGGTCCACCACGGCCGCTTGACTCAGCAGCATCATCGGTCGGTCGGCGTGCCTGCCCACCGACGTCTCCGCCTCCGCGCGCTTCATCTGCGCGCGGTCGCCGCAGAGGTGAACCGTGCCTGCGGCCCCGATCCGCGAGTCCGTCCACGGCACCGGCTCCGACAGCGCGAAATCGACCTTGGTCACACCGTTGCCCGGCTCGAACCGGCGCAGCGCCCGGCGATATCGCGCGGAGAGGCGGTCGCCGAACACCTCGGCCAGTGTCCACGCCGAGGTGTCGAAGACGTAGACCCGTGCCGGCGGCAACGAGCGGCGTTCTCGATCGGCCGGTCCACCGCGACCGTGGCGCCCCGTGCCCGCAGATCGGCCAGCAGCGCATCGGTGATCACCTGGCTCCCGCCGATTGGTAGCGGCCACCCCGGCGCGTGCGCCAGCGAGCCGAGTAGCAGAGCCGTTCCGGCGCCGGCCAACGACGGCAGCGCCGTGTTGGCGTGCGCGCCGACACCGGTCAGCATCGCGCCGCAGCGCGGTGCGTCGATGAGCCGGTCCCACGCCGCGGTCCCCAACTCCAGCGCACGTCCCACCATCGTGGCCGCAGCCAGTAGGCCCTTGCGGGTGAGCGCCGAGGCCGGCAGGCGACGCATGTCGGACAGCCCGATGTCGCGAACGGTGTCGACCTCCCCGACGAGCGGGGCCATCACCCGGCGCCACGTCCGCCCTTCGCCGCTGCGGGTTCCGCCGAGTTCCTCGATGGTCCGCTCGAGGCTGCGGTACGCGATACCCGCGGGCTGGTCGTCGAGCGGGTGGGCGTAGGACACGTCGGGCCACCCGAACTCGACACCGCGTTGGGTCAACCCGAAAGCCTGGAAGAACGGTGATGCGGCCGCCATCGGATGCACGGCCGAGCAGAGGTCGTGTCGCAGCGGCACTCCGAGGTCGAGTTCCTCGGTGCGGGCGCCGCCCCCGGCTTGCGACTGGGCTTCGACGACCGTGACGGACAGGCCCGCCGCGGCGAAGATGACGGCGGCCGCGAGGCCGTTCGGTCCAGATCCCACCACCACGACATCGACCGGGCTGTTCACGACAGAGACATTGCACGTCAGCTCGCGGTCAAACAAGATCGCGCCCGCCTCCTGCGATTCACCGGGAATCGTTGCGTATGACCCGCGCAGAGCGGGTACGCCGCCGATCGGACCGAAAAGGAGACTCATGTCCAGGCAAAAGGTCGCCGACTTCCTCCTCGATCGCCTGCGGGCATGGGAGGTCGAGCATGTGTTCGGCTACCCGGGCGACGGGATCAACGAGATACTCGCCGCGTTCGGCCGTGCCGAAAACAAGCCGATGTTCATTCAGGCCCGGCATGAGGAGATGAGCGCGTTCGAGGCCGTGGGCTACGCCAAGTTCAGCGGAAAGGTCGGCGTCTGCATGGCGACGTCGGGCCCCGGCGCCATCCATCTTCTCAACGGCCTCTACGACGCCAAGCTCGATCACGTTCCGGTGGTGGCGATCGTCGGTCAGACCAATCGCAGCGCGATGGGCGGCTCGTACCAGCAGGAGGTCGACCTGCTGAGCCTCTACAAGGACGTCGCCAGCGACTACGTCCACATGGTGACGGTGCCCGAGCAGTTGCCCAACGTGCTCGACCGCGCCATCCGTATCGCGATGAGCGAGCATGCGCCGACCGCGGTGATCATCCCGTCCGACGTACAGGAACTCGAGTACTCCCCGCCTACGCACGAATTCAAGATGGTGCCGTCCAGTTTGGGTATCGAGTGGCCGACGCCCGCTCCCGACCACGCGGCGATCGCCCGCGCCGCCGAGGTGCTCAACGCCGGACACAAGGTGGCGATCCTCGTCGGCCAGGGTGCGCGCGGCGCCCACGCCGAAGTGGCCGAAGTGGCCGAACTGCTGGGGGCAGGTGCCGCCAAGGCGCTGCTCGGCAAGGATGTGCTCTCCGATGAGCTGCCTTGGGTCACCGGGTCGATCGGTCTGCTGGGCACCCGGCCGTCCTACGAGTTGATGCGCGACTGCGACACGCTGCTGACGGTCGGGTCCAGCTTCCCCTACACACAGTTCCTACCCGAGCTCGACCAGGCTCGTGCGGTGCAGATCGACATCGACGCCAAGATGATCGGCATGCGGTATCCGTACGAGGTCAATGTGGTTTCCGACGCGAAAGCCGTTCTGCGCGCGCTGATTCCGCATCTGCAGCGCAAGGCCGACCGGTCATGGCGGGAGACCATCGAGTCGAACGTGGCGCGGTGGTGGGAGACCATGCACAAGGAGGCGATGGTCAGCGCGAACCCGATCAATCCGCTGCGACTGTTCGCCGAGCTCTCCCCGCAGCTGCCCGGTAACGCGATCGTTGCGGCCGACTCGGGCTCGGCCGCCAACTGGTACGCGCGCCTGCTGCGGTTCCGCGACGACATGCGCGGATCGTTGTCCGGGACGCTGGCGACGATGGGACCCGGTGTGCCGTACGGCATCGGCGCCAAGTTCGCCAAGCCGGACCGGCCGGTCATCGTGTTCGAAGGCGACGGCGCGATGCAGATGAACGGGCTGGCCGAGCTCATCACCGTCAAGCGCTACTGGGAGCAATGGGATGACCCCCGGCTGATCGTCGCGATCCTGCACAACAACGACCTCAACCAGGTGACGTGGGAGATGCGGGCCATGTCCGGTGCGCCGAAGTT from Mycobacterium sp. IDR2000157661 harbors:
- a CDS encoding thiamine pyrophosphate-requiring protein, which translates into the protein MSRQKVADFLLDRLRAWEVEHVFGYPGDGINEILAAFGRAENKPMFIQARHEEMSAFEAVGYAKFSGKVGVCMATSGPGAIHLLNGLYDAKLDHVPVVAIVGQTNRSAMGGSYQQEVDLLSLYKDVASDYVHMVTVPEQLPNVLDRAIRIAMSEHAPTAVIIPSDVQELEYSPPTHEFKMVPSSLGIEWPTPAPDHAAIARAAEVLNAGHKVAILVGQGARGAHAEVAEVAELLGAGAAKALLGKDVLSDELPWVTGSIGLLGTRPSYELMRDCDTLLTVGSSFPYTQFLPELDQARAVQIDIDAKMIGMRYPYEVNVVSDAKAVLRALIPHLQRKADRSWRETIESNVARWWETMHKEAMVSANPINPLRLFAELSPQLPGNAIVAADSGSAANWYARLLRFRDDMRGSLSGTLATMGPGVPYGIGAKFAKPDRPVIVFEGDGAMQMNGLAELITVKRYWEQWDDPRLIVAILHNNDLNQVTWEMRAMSGAPKFKESQHLPDVDYAAFAAGLGLNAMRVKDPEELADAWRDALAADRPTVLDVFTDPDMPPIPPHAQWDQAKAAASAVLKGDEDSWGFIVTGLKTKAQEFMPHKNG